In the Mycolicibacter sp. MU0102 genome, one interval contains:
- a CDS encoding MCE family protein has protein sequence MKHGMNPGHRGKKLLVIGVALLIATAVVVVGYQQLWGPKTIVAYFRSATAIYPGDEVRVVGVRVGTIESIEPLGTRARIVLKVDRGVPIPADAKAIIVAPNLVSARYVQLTPAYESSPQASGATMGDRAEIGEDRTAVPVEWDEIKEQLTRLASDLGPSSGVSNTSLGRFIDTTADAMAGNGEKLRETITQLADVGRVLGKGSGDIVAVIQNLQTFVTALRDSNTQIVEFQGRLADVTSVVDGSRSDLDSAINELAGVVGKIQRFIAGSREQTAEQIQRLANVTQVLSDNGMVVKNVLHAAPNALVNGYNIYNPDTGGPRGSFAMNNFANPVATICSAIAAVENATAEASGKACAQYLGPALRLMNFNYLPLPFNAYLGPSPKNVIYSDPALAPGGGGTGPGSQEIPPAVSAYTGAGDVPPPPGWTDPSQRAGMYAPEGLPAHRHPALYPGAPVPPGVPAPPPPVPAASDLTELLLPGGAGLSGPGGAP, from the coding sequence ATGAAGCACGGCATGAATCCCGGCCATCGGGGCAAGAAGCTCCTGGTCATCGGTGTTGCGCTGCTGATAGCCACCGCGGTTGTGGTCGTGGGCTATCAGCAGCTTTGGGGCCCCAAGACGATCGTCGCCTACTTCAGATCGGCAACAGCCATCTATCCCGGTGACGAAGTCCGGGTGGTCGGCGTGCGGGTGGGGACCATCGAATCCATCGAGCCGTTGGGCACCCGCGCCAGGATCGTGCTCAAGGTGGATCGCGGCGTGCCCATTCCCGCAGATGCGAAAGCCATCATCGTGGCGCCCAACCTGGTGTCGGCTCGCTACGTGCAACTGACGCCCGCCTACGAATCGAGCCCGCAGGCCAGTGGGGCCACCATGGGCGACCGGGCCGAGATCGGCGAGGATCGAACTGCGGTTCCGGTCGAATGGGACGAGATCAAAGAGCAGCTCACTCGTCTTGCCTCCGACCTGGGACCGTCGAGCGGGGTATCGAACACCTCGCTGGGGCGCTTCATCGATACCACCGCCGACGCCATGGCGGGAAACGGCGAGAAGCTGCGGGAGACCATCACCCAATTGGCGGATGTCGGCCGGGTTCTCGGAAAGGGCAGCGGCGACATCGTCGCAGTTATCCAGAATCTCCAGACATTCGTGACTGCGCTGCGCGACAGCAACACCCAGATCGTGGAGTTTCAGGGCCGTCTCGCCGATGTTACCAGCGTTGTCGACGGCAGCCGCTCCGACCTCGACTCGGCCATCAACGAGCTGGCGGGCGTCGTCGGCAAGATTCAGCGATTCATCGCCGGCTCCCGTGAGCAGACCGCTGAACAGATCCAGCGTTTGGCGAATGTGACTCAGGTGCTCTCCGACAACGGCATGGTGGTCAAGAACGTCCTGCACGCGGCGCCGAACGCCCTGGTCAACGGCTATAACATCTACAATCCGGACACCGGCGGCCCCCGAGGATCGTTCGCGATGAATAACTTCGCGAACCCCGTCGCGACCATCTGCTCGGCGATCGCAGCGGTGGAGAATGCCACCGCCGAAGCCTCGGGCAAGGCCTGCGCCCAGTACTTGGGACCCGCGCTGCGCCTGATGAACTTCAACTATCTTCCCCTGCCGTTCAACGCCTATCTGGGGCCGTCGCCGAAGAACGTGATCTATTCCGATCCCGCACTGGCGCCCGGGGGAGGGGGGACCGGTCCGGGTTCGCAGGAGATACCGCCGGCGGTCTCGGCCTACACCGGGGCCGGCGACGTGCCGCCTCCACCCGGGTGGACCGACCCCTCGCAGCGTGCCGGGATGTATGCGCCAGAAGGATTGCCCGCGCATCGGCACCCGGCTCTGTACCCCGGTGCTCCCGTTCCCCCCGGGGTGCCGGCACCGCCGCCACCGGTGCCGGCCGCATCGGATCTGACCGAGCTGTTGCTGCCCGGCGGGGCCGGCCTATCGGGCCCGGGAGGCGCGCCGTGA
- a CDS encoding MCE family protein, whose protein sequence is MLKYRESSLFRLGLVGLVLIALIIMVGLQPKQILAMATSIRYQALFAEAGGLSAGNNVKVSGVTVGTVSGVALDHGKALVSFAADSKVRLGKDTTAHIGIGTLLGERVLVIEPRGSGSIGARGVIPLARTSSPYSLTDALGEFTSNTAATDTATINQSLDTLSTTIERLAPQLAPTFDGVSRLSRSLNNRNESLSNLLASAAKVTGVLSERSAQVNQLILNADDLLGVLQDRRHAIVDLLANTSAVAQQLSGLVDDNEQELAPTLAQLNSVAKMLERNRDNLEKSLKGLAKYQLTQGEAVNNGFYYYGFASNLLPGPAIQPFLDYALGFRRGVNAGQPRDNAGPRAEFPFPYNGIPGGSR, encoded by the coding sequence ATGCTGAAGTACCGCGAATCATCGCTTTTCCGTTTGGGGTTGGTCGGTCTGGTGCTGATCGCGCTGATCATCATGGTCGGGTTGCAACCCAAGCAGATCTTGGCGATGGCGACCTCTATCAGATACCAGGCGCTGTTCGCCGAAGCGGGTGGACTGTCCGCCGGTAACAACGTCAAAGTGTCGGGTGTCACCGTCGGCACGGTGTCCGGCGTCGCACTCGATCACGGGAAGGCGTTGGTGAGCTTCGCCGCCGACAGCAAGGTACGGCTGGGCAAGGACACCACAGCGCACATCGGAATCGGAACTCTGCTCGGTGAACGGGTTCTGGTCATCGAACCGCGAGGTAGCGGCAGTATCGGTGCCCGCGGCGTCATCCCGTTGGCTCGAACATCCTCGCCGTACTCGCTGACAGACGCGCTCGGGGAATTCACGTCGAACACGGCCGCGACCGACACCGCGACCATCAACCAATCCCTGGACACGTTGTCGACCACCATCGAACGGCTGGCGCCGCAACTGGCGCCCACCTTCGATGGGGTGAGTCGATTGTCCAGGTCGCTGAACAATCGCAACGAATCGTTGAGCAACCTGCTGGCGTCTGCCGCCAAGGTCACCGGGGTCCTGTCCGAACGCAGTGCGCAGGTGAATCAGCTGATCCTCAACGCCGATGACCTGCTCGGTGTGCTTCAGGACCGGCGCCACGCGATCGTCGATCTCCTTGCCAACACCTCCGCAGTGGCACAACAGCTTTCCGGGCTCGTCGACGACAACGAACAAGAACTGGCGCCTACGCTCGCGCAGCTAAACAGCGTCGCAAAGATGCTCGAACGCAACCGCGACAATCTAGAGAAGTCGCTCAAGGGCTTGGCGAAGTACCAGCTGACTCAAGGTGAGGCCGTCAACAACGGGTTCTACTACTACGGGTTTGCATCCAACCTGCTGCCCGGCCCGGCGATCCAACCGTTCCTCGACTACGCACTCGGATTCCGCCGCGGTGTCAATGCCGGACAACCCCGCGACAACGCGGGACCGCGTGCCGAGTTCCCCTTCCCCTACAACGGAATTCCAGGAGGGTCGCGATGA